CTTCTTATAACAATTGAATCTTTTAACTCAATAAAgggaaaatatgttaaatatatataattaatatacaTGAATATGTTAAATATCTCTGATCAATGTAAAAAATCACGACAGCCACTGGTTTTTGTCACAAGTCACATCTTCTGTGTGATATAATGTGACTGAATCTGTGAAAGGGTGTGGAGACACAATATATTCTACAACATCCTTCCAGGTGTAGATTAAGTACCACTGTGTGTTTAATGTAGAGGATCAGTGTCAGTCCCACACGTGTAAGTTGATGATGATTAGCGTGTGCTCTGTCAGTGTCATTGATACCAACATCAGGCAGCAGATCTGGGGGTCACTACTTTCCCAGATTCACTCAGCACTCTGTGAGTCTCTCTCCatcacccccacccctccacctgCTCCCCTGAGACGTGACCATTGTCCCCCAGCAATAAGAACACTGAGCATGTGGCAGCTCCACATTCCTCATTGTCCTTCCAAGCTCACCCATTGGCTACAGAGTGTGAGAAACTACAACCAGACCAAGACCCACACATTCATATGCAGATTTGGGACTATATATAGGAGACATGAAGCCAGTAGAGTCAGATTCACTTTACACAGAGACCCCTacagaacagagacacagacatggTACCTACAATCACCTCAGCTAGCATCTACTCTAAGGAGCACCTGACTCTGACAAACAAGGTAAATATAGATTACAATTTGCTTCATTGTTTATTTCTCAATAATAGATGTCATCTATTCATCTCATGTCTGATgtattttttaacaatgttaTTAATGAGTGTCCTCTTCTCTTCTTGCAGTTAAGAAAGCCAGTGGTTGAGAAGTTACGCAGAGATCGTATCAACAGCAGCATTGAGCAGCTCAAGTCTCTTTTGGGTCCAGAGATCCTCAACCATCCACCCGACTCCAAGCTGGAGAAAGCTGACATCCTGGAGATGACAGTTTGTTACCTCAGACAACTGCAACAGAACCAGACAGGAAGCTCCACCTCCCCTTCAGCACCTGTCAATCAGGGTTACTCCAGGTGTGTCCAAGAGATTGCTCACTTCCTGTCTAAAGATGAGGTGAAGACACAGTCCCAGAGAAGACTGCTGAGCCACTTCCAGGGCCTGCAGCCCTCCTCTGATAAGAACAGGAGGGAGAGTGACCTGCCTCAGCTGAGCTCCTCAGACCAGCACAGCTTCAGCAAAGAGAGGAGTCCAGTCAACAGCGCCCTCTGGAGGCCCTGGTAGAGTCTTACAGACTGGAGCTCCACTCAGACAAAAAACAGGGGACCATATTGGTCTAACGTTATTATTGTGAACAATAATGACAACAGGAAGACATAATTTTCCTTTTCTGTTAATGCAGGACCTTTACAAGTCTCAGTGTTATTGACACTTTTACTTTTTGCTGTAACGCAGttctaaatgttttctgtgaaaatgt
This sequence is a window from Esox lucius isolate fEsoLuc1 chromosome 17, fEsoLuc1.pri, whole genome shotgun sequence. Protein-coding genes within it:
- the LOC106024742 gene encoding transcription factor HES-5-like, producing the protein MVPTITSASIYSKEHLTLTNKLRKPVVEKLRRDRINSSIEQLKSLLGPEILNHPPDSKLEKADILEMTVCYLRQLQQNQTGSSTSPSAPVNQGYSRCVQEIAHFLSKDEVKTQSQRRLLSHFQGLQPSSDKNRRESDLPQLSSSDQHSFSKERSPVNSALWRPW